The segment TCCGCGCTTCCCTCCGGTGACGGTTGAGGAACTGCCCCATCTGGAGTATGAGATCAGCATCCTCTCCCCGCTGCGGCCGGTGACCGATCCCGCGGAGATCGAGATCGGGCGGGATGGCCTCTTCATCCTGGCTGGAGGGCGCACCGGGCTGCTGCTCCCCCAGGTCCCGGTGGAGCAGGGGTGGGATCGGGAGACCTTCCTGCGGGCCCTCTGTCTCAAAGCCGGCCTTCCCGAGGATGCCTATCGCTGGCCGGATGCCCGCCTCTTCCGCTTCGAGGCCGAGGTGTTCGGGGAATCTTAGAAGACATCTTCGGGTGTGGCGTGAGAGTGGCGCTGTTGGATCCCCTGGATGGCCAGCGTGCGGATGATCTCGTTCAGGCTATCCACGATGGCGAATTTTTTCCACGCTGGCATGCGCCGGATCCATTCGATTTGCAGGGCCTCTATTTCAGGATGGGTATCCGAAACCATTTCCCCTTCCGTCGGGATCATCCGGGATCAGGCCGATGGCTTTCCATCCCGTGCTGGGTCTTCCATGATCCGATGGCGGTGGACCTCCTGGAGTTCCGGGCTTCGACATAACACCCCAATGGAATTTTGCCCCGAGATAGGCCTTTCAGCCAGCGGGCTGAATACCCACGTCATCGCGCTGGGAGGCGAAGGAGAGAAGGCGCAATGCCTGGGGATTCCCTGTTGCTGCCTATCTTCCAGGGCCTGAATTATACTTACTGCACATCCCAACCAAAGGATGAGGGAGCGGCACCATATGCGATGGGGCAGATGGCTGATCCTGACGCTGATCTGGGTTCTCAGCGGGCTTCCGGGTGCTGGCGTGTGGTCTCCTGCGCCCGGCGTTTCGGCGGCGCCGGATTGCTTCCTCCCCCTGGAAGATGGCCGGTGCCTTCCCCCGCCGATCCCGGCGGCTTCGGCGGCGCGGTCTGCCGTGCAGGCCCGGGCGGCTCCGGCTCCCCACGGCCCCTCCGTTCTGGTGAAGCGCAAAAGCGAGGTTCCCCCCGGCGCTTTCCGCGCGGGCCTCATGGCGGCCGGCTTCCCCGATGCTGAGGCCCTCGCCGTCCCCCGCTGGTGGCGGATCCCGGTGCCGCCGGGGCAGGAGCCCGAGGCGGTGGCGGAACGGCTGCGCCAGCGCCCCGACGTCGAAACCGCCGAGGTGGACCGTGAGGTTCGCATCGCTTTCACCCCCAACGACCCCTATTATGGAACTGACCAGTGGAATCTCCCCAAGATCCGCGCTCCACAGGCGTGGGATGTGATCACTGGATCCTCCGCGGTTTGGATCGCTATCGTAGATACCGGGGTGGACTATACTCATCCAGATCTGGCCTCCGCACGGCTATGGTTGGGGTGGGATTTTGTGAACAACGACAACAATCCCATGGATGACCACGGCCACGGCACGCATGTGGCAGGGATCGCCGGGGCGAACACGAACAACGGGGTTGGCGTCGCCGGCGTGTGCTGGGGGTGTGATCTGCTTGCAGTGAAGGTGCTGGATGGGGGTGGACAAGGCCAGGACAGCTGGGTTGCTCAGGGGATCCGATATGCTGCCGACTGGGGGGCGGCCTTCGGAAAGCGCACGGTCATCAACCTGAGCCTGGGGAGCCCATATTTCAGCAGCGTCCTCGCCGACGCCGTCGCCTACGCCCAGGGCCGGGGAGCTCTGATCGTGGCGGCGGCAGGGAACAATGGCGTCAATCAGCTGTTCTACCCCGCCGCCTATCCCGGGGTGATCGGGGTGGCCGCCACGGATTCCTCGGATCAGCGTGCGTCTTTCTCTAACTTCGGATCCCACGTGGACATCGCCGCGCCGGGGGTGAGTATCCTTTCCACCTATCCGGTCGCACTCACGCCACCCGGAGACTTGCCTTATGCGTGGGCCGATGGCACCTCCATGGCCGCGCCCCACGTGGCCGGGGTGGCGGGGCTGGTATGGTCCGCCCGGCCGGCGCTGACGGCGGACCAGGTGTGTGGGATCCTGCTCCGCACCGCCGTGGATCTGGGGAGCCCCGGCCGGGATGACATCTATGGATACGGCCGGTTGAACGCCGAAGCGGCGGTCCGCAGTGTGGTGCCTCCCCCACCCGGCCCGCCTCCCGGGCCCTATCGGGTGTATCTCCCGCTGGTGATGTCGCCGCCCTTCGTCTGCCCGTGAGGGGGGACTGGCGGCCGAACCCTAAGCCCGGCTATCCTTAGAGACGCCAACTTCCCTTGCGGTAAAGGCGCTCCGATGCCGCGACCCATTCTCCTCGTTCATGGTGGCGCAGGGACCATCCCGGAGGAGCGCCATGCGGCGGCGGTGGAGGGATGCCGCCGCGCCGCGCAGGCGGGATGGTCGGTGCTGGCCGCCGGCGGCTCCGCCCTGGATGCGGTGGAGGCCGCCGTGCGCGTCCTGGAGGATGATCCCACCTTTAACGCCGGGCGGGGCAGCGTCATGACCCGGGCGGGAACGGTGGAGATGGACGCCCTGATCATGGACGGCGCCACGCTGCGGGCCGGAGCCGTGGCCGCCGTCCGCCGGGTCCGCCACCCGATCGCGCTGGCCCGGGCGGTGATGGAGCGCACGCCCCATGGGTTGCTGGTGGGGGCCGGCGCCGAGGCCCTCGCGGAGCTGCTCGGGCTCCCCATGGCCGACGATGCGGAGCTGGTCGCCCCCCGGGACCGCGAGCGGTGGGAGGCCTTGCAGCGGAACGGCCCCCGGGATCTCCGGGAGGTCCTGGCCCAGGCCCTGGCCGAGCCGATGGACACGGTGGGCGCGGTGGCGATGGATGCGGCGGGCCATGTGGCGGCGGCGGTCTCCACCGGCGGGATCTCCAACAAGTGGCCCGGTCGGGTAGGGGATTCCGCCCTCATCGGCTGTGGCGCCTACGCGGACGATCGGGTGGGGGCGGTGGTCGCAACCGGGTGGGGAGAGACCCTCATGCGGGTGGTGATCTCGAAGACCGCCTGCGATTTCATGGCCATTGGGCTCACGGCCCGGACGGCGGTGGAAGCCGCGATCCGCCTGCTGGAGGAACGGGTGCAGGGCCGCGGCGGCCTGATCGGCGTGGATCGGATGGGGTGGATCGGGATCGCCCACAACACGCCGCACATGGCCTGGGCGTGGACGAATGGCGAGGACGAAGCCGCCGGGATTCGATGGTAGTCCCTACCGATCCGGGGGATCTCTCTCAAGCCCCATGGGGGCGACCGCTCCGGCGCCAGCGTCGTTCCATTTCCACGCTCAGGCGCAGGGCGACGCCGCTGAGGACCCCGGTGAGGTGCGCGGCGAGGTAGGGGGAGATCTCGACCTCACGCCCCAGCACCCGGGTTTGATAGAAATAAGGCGCCCAGGCCAGCACGCCCAGGTAGATCAGGAAGCGGCTGAGCCGCCGCCGCCGACGGCCGATCTCCCAGGCGGCCGGCGCGCTTTCCTCCATTGCGGCCGCCCGGGCCCGCAACCGCCATCCGCCCAGCACCCCTGTGAGATGCGCGGCCAGAAAAGGCAGGAACGGCCAGTCTTCCCCCATTGCCATGGCGGTCAGGAAAGGAGCCCAGACCAGCACCCCCAGCAGGATCAACCCGTTGCCCAGCCAGCGCCACTCCGAAGGAGTCAGAGCGATCCGCATTCAACCTCCACATTCCTCTGCGATTTTCGCAATAATTATAACATACCGTAGCGGGTTTCCTGATGCGCTTTTCCGGATCCGCCTTCTCATTCTCCCCGTATAATGGGTAAGCGCTGCGCGTGGCTCCCTGGCGGCCCTGGCCCGTTGTCGCTTCTGTGTGGGAAGAGGGATCCCCGTCGGGAGCGGGAACGCTGGTTCACCGTCGGAAGCCGTTCATCCCGAATGCGGGAAGAGAGATCATTGATGCGGCGATGGAAGGGCATCCTTGTGGCGATCGGCCCGGTCCTGGTGTTCGCCGGGCTGCCGGTGTTGCTCCTGGGCCCGACGCTGACGGGGGCCAGGACGCTGATCCCGGCCGACAACCTTTACGAGTGGCAGCCCTGGCGGTCGGCCGCGGAGCGTTTTGGGATCACCATCCCGCATAACGCGTTGCTTTCCGACCTGGTGCTGGAGAATTACGCCTGGAAGCGGTTTCTGGTGGCCGCCTTCCGGCGCGGGGAGCTCCCCCTGTGGAACCCCGATCTCTTCGCCGGGGCGCCCTTCCTGGCGAACGGCCAGCATTCCGCGCTCTACCCGTTCACCCTCCTCTTTCTGATCTTCCCGATCC is part of the Thermoflexus sp. genome and harbors:
- a CDS encoding S8 family peptidase produces the protein MRWGRWLILTLIWVLSGLPGAGVWSPAPGVSAAPDCFLPLEDGRCLPPPIPAASAARSAVQARAAPAPHGPSVLVKRKSEVPPGAFRAGLMAAGFPDAEALAVPRWWRIPVPPGQEPEAVAERLRQRPDVETAEVDREVRIAFTPNDPYYGTDQWNLPKIRAPQAWDVITGSSAVWIAIVDTGVDYTHPDLASARLWLGWDFVNNDNNPMDDHGHGTHVAGIAGANTNNGVGVAGVCWGCDLLAVKVLDGGGQGQDSWVAQGIRYAADWGAAFGKRTVINLSLGSPYFSSVLADAVAYAQGRGALIVAAAGNNGVNQLFYPAAYPGVIGVAATDSSDQRASFSNFGSHVDIAAPGVSILSTYPVALTPPGDLPYAWADGTSMAAPHVAGVAGLVWSARPALTADQVCGILLRTAVDLGSPGRDDIYGYGRLNAEAAVRSVVPPPPGPPPGPYRVYLPLVMSPPFVCP
- a CDS encoding isoaspartyl peptidase/L-asparaginase; the encoded protein is MPRPILLVHGGAGTIPEERHAAAVEGCRRAAQAGWSVLAAGGSALDAVEAAVRVLEDDPTFNAGRGSVMTRAGTVEMDALIMDGATLRAGAVAAVRRVRHPIALARAVMERTPHGLLVGAGAEALAELLGLPMADDAELVAPRDRERWEALQRNGPRDLREVLAQALAEPMDTVGAVAMDAAGHVAAAVSTGGISNKWPGRVGDSALIGCGAYADDRVGAVVATGWGETLMRVVISKTACDFMAIGLTARTAVEAAIRLLEERVQGRGGLIGVDRMGWIGIAHNTPHMAWAWTNGEDEAAGIRW